DNA sequence from the Pelagibaculum spongiae genome:
CGAATCGTTTCTGAAAATTCATCTTTTCCAGGAATTTGTTTTGCCACGTTAAATTGGCCGCCAACAACCGGTGCTGCATCAAACAAAGTCACGTCATGACCTCGCTCAGCAGCCACTGTGGCGCAACTTAAACCAGCAGGGCCGGCGCCTACCACTGCAATTTTCTTTTTGCTGGTGGTCGGCAAATAATTCAGTTCGGTTTCGTAACAAGCGCGGGGGTTGACCAAACAAGATGCACGTTTGGCTTTAAAGACATGGTCAAGGCACGCTTGGTTACAACCGATGCAAGTATTAATCTCATCTTCACGGCCTTGCTCGGCTTTGATGACCAAATCGGGATCAGCCAAGAATGGACGCGCCATCGACACCATATCGGCATCGCCACGAACCAAAACATCTTCACCTACTTGCGGCATATTAATTCGGTTAGTGGTGCACAGCGGAATATTCACTTCACCGCGTAACTTTTTAGTGACCCAGCTGAAACCTGCTCTAGGCACCATGGTTGCAATGGTTGGAACGCGCGCTTCGTGCCAGCCAATACCGGTGTTAATAATCGTCACACCGGCTTTTTCTAGTTCTTTAGCCAGCAAAACAATTTCTTCCCAGCTACTGCCTTTTTCGATTAAATCGAGCATCGACAAGCGGAAAATAATAATAAATTCTTCGCCGACTCTTTGGCGAATACGACGAACTATTTCCAGCGGAAAACGAATTCTATTTTGATAACTTCCGCCCCAATCATCGGTGCGGTGGTTAGTATGCTCAGCAATAAACTGATTAATTAAATAACCTTCCGAGCCCATTACCTCAACGCCATCATAACCCGCCTGTTGAGCCAAATAAGCACAACGAGCAAAGTCATCAATGGTTTTTTCAACCTTACGGCCTGACATTGGCTTAGGTTTAAAAGGACTAATCGGTGATTTAATCGGGGAAGGTGCAACAGCCAGCGGGTGATAGGCATAACGTCCAGTATGCAAAATTTGCATACAAATCTTACCGCCCTCTGCGTGAACTGCATCGGTAACGACCTTATGTTTCCAGACATGGAGTTTATTGGTCATTTGAGCGTGAGTCGGCGCACCTCGTCCAGCCAAACTCGGCGCAATACCACCCGTGACCATCAAGCCAACACCACCACGGGCGCGTTCAGCAAAATATGCGGCCATTTTATCCAACCGACCAAACAGGCTTTCTTCAAGGCCTGTATGCATCGAGCCCATCAGCACCCGATTTTTCAATTGAGTGAAGCCCAAGTCGAGCGGTTGCAGCAAATTCGGATATTTCGAGTGTGTCATTGTTATGCCTCTTATTTCGACACTATGTCAGCATTATGCCCGAACGGTCATAACTGGCAAGCAAGATATTAGAGGCAACAATAAATGAAGGCAGTAAAGCGAGGGATGATAACGAGTTGGATTCTGGCTTTATTTTCTAAAAGCCAGAACTGCTGCAGCAAGAATGGCACCGACAACTAAACCACCAAGATGGGCAAAGTTAGCGATACTACCTAGTAAGCCAGTCCAACCAAGCACCAGAAAAACCAGCATCATGGTCATTAAACCGGAAGGAATTAAATAGCCAGACCAAGGTTCGCGCTTTTGCCAGAGCCACAACCAAGCCAGCAATCCATACAGCACGCCAGAAAAACCGCCAAAGAAAGGCCCTGTCATATAATACTGAACCAGGTTTGAAATAACCCCAGTTACTACAACCAATCCCAGTAATACATATCGGCCTTGAATTCTTTCAATTTGACGGCCAAATTCCCACAGCCAGTACATATTGAAAATCAGATGCAGTGCTGAGAAATGTAAAAATATCGGGGTAACAAAACGCCACGGCTGATCAAATGCAGAAAGGCTGTTCTGGTAAGCCGAGATGGCAAAGAATTGAAACGGCCAATTTTGGTTGAGCGCCAGAAATGGCAGACTCAACAATAACGACGCAGCAATAAAAGCAATCGTCATTATTGGCTGACGATTGCTCATTATTCGTCACTCAATTTGATGACTTGCGGCACTACTTCAGCTTTAGGCATCACGCTTTTGCAGCCTAGCTCTGATTTGGTACGAGTAAGCGACTCACCGTGTAATTGCTCCCAAGCCAGCATCAAATCCATACAATGCTGTTTTTGCTCTGCTGATAAATAATTACCATCGGCCCAACGACTGGTTTCAACCGATTGCTTGATATTAAGATAGGTTTCTCGGCTCATTTTTTGAACCATGGCTTGCAGCGACATACAACGTCTCACAAATAAACGAACTACTTAGATAAGGGCAGCTCAATGATAAAACAACTGCCCTGCCCCGGCTGAGAATCGACACGAATAGTACCGCTATGAATATCCGTGATAATGAAATAAGAAACCGACAAACCAAGCCCGGTTCCAATACCGACTGCTTTAGTCGTAAAGAAGGGTTCGAAAATTCGACTGCGAATTTTTTCAGTAATTCCCGGCCCGTTATCCGCGATTTCAAGTCGTGCCTTACCCTCTAGTTTGGTGCTTCGCATGGTTATTTTCGGATGATCGACTCTTCCATCCATTGCTTGTGCGGCATTTTTCAGCAGGTTTAAAACGACTTGCTCTATCTGACCTGGGTCACACGGCAAGGTAGTAATATCTACATCGTATTCTCGTTGAATTTCAATGCTTCTAAAATCAAAATGTTTTTTCAAATCATAGTCATTAGCCGCCAATTCAACTGACCGATCAAGCAATCGATGAATATCGGTTTCGGTATGATTGCCTTCACTGCGACGACTAAAGCCCAGCATATTTCGAACAATGGTCGATGCTCGCTCGCCAGACTCTCTGACACCAGCAAGAAACTTCAAAATATCGCGGCGCTTGAGATATTCCTCAACCTTGAGCAAATCTAGCCCAAGCTCTTTGGCTACCTGACGGTTTCTCGGCAATATACTGCTTAATCGGCGCTCAACATTTTGCGTGCTTTGCAAAATGCTACCCAGCGGATTGTTGATTTCATGCGCCATGCCTGCAGCCAAACCGCCAACTGACATCATTTTCTCGGTTTGCACCATGATTTCTTTCAGGCGAACCTGGTCGGTCACTTCTTCTAGGTGAACTACCGCACCTTCAAATCCCTGACCGTCTAACGGATAAACCGCAAAGTTATAATAACGAACCGTATCACCATCAATATGTTGCAGTTTTGGCCGCAACAACGGTGTTTTTTGGCGAATACAGGAAATGATATTGCCGATCTCACCGCTTAAAGGCTCAAGCAATTCATGTAATGGTTGGCCAAGCGCTTGGTCTTCTCGCCGGAAAGACAACACTTCTGCAGCACGATTCCAATGCGTCACCCGGCCATAGGTATCAACACCCGCTAACACAGCAGGAATGGCATCAATGATATTTTTCAGGAAGTTTTTAATCTGAATTAGTTCACGTTCAGCGCGTTCGGCAGCGCGAAGCTGAACTTGCAGATTATGATTAAGATCGCGAATGCGTTCTTCAGTTTCTTTGCGCTCACTAATATCCGTATGAATGCCCAAGATACCGATTACCTGGCCTGCTTTATCGTGAATCGGCACTTCAGAAATTAGATAGGTCGCCATTCGCCCTTCGGCATTAACGAAACTTTCTTCACGGTTAATTCGTGGCCGACCGGTTTCAATAATTTTTTGGTCTTGGTGCTTTGACACCGGCAGCGCCAGATTCAACTCGTCATCAGTTAAACCGACAATTTCCCGAGAACTACTAACACCTGCCAAGCGGGCAAAATTTTCATTGCCGCCTAAATAGTGACTGGCTCGATCTTTCCAATAAATCGCACTGGGTAGATTGGAGATAATGTTATTTAACAAATCCCGCTGCTCTGATAAACGACTTTGTGCTTCCAGCCGTCGCTCCAACTCAGCACCCAGATTGACCCGCATGGTATTAATCGCCGCGACTACCTGATCTAAATCATCTAACCCGGTTTTTTTGCGCCGACCGCCGCGAATGGTTAACTCACGATCTAAATGATGAATGTCTAACCGCCGAGCATAAGCTGCCATATCATTTAAATGCCGGGTCACCATCAGCTGAAACATGACAATCAAAAATGCGGCAAACAAGAATATTTTTAATGCTTCTGCAACAAACGTGGTCAGCATCTGATCTTTAAGACGCGTCCAGGCTGCTTCGATGTTGGCGGTTAAATGCAAAACACCCAATGGGTATTCGGTGCCGCCTTGTACATCCATGACAAAGAAAGTGCGCTGTAACGCGAGGTGATCTGCCTCAGCAGGCACGCCCCGAGAGATTACCTCATAGGGTGTTGCCAGCTCGACATATTGAATTTCAGGAATTTTTAGAATGCCTTCCAGTTGCAAATTGAGCTGCTGCTCATCAACATTCCATAAAGCAGAAGATATCGCACCGAGATGACTAAATTGAACTTCATTTAACCTGCGCTCAATAGTTGCCCGGTCTTTTTCATAACCCAGATACAACTGTAGCCCAGTCGCCAGCACAGTGATCAGCGCACTGAAAGCCAAAATATTAAGAGCCAGTTTAAAGGCAATACTGTTGCGATAATCAGGAGGAAGCATTTGGTCTTGTTATGAAAACAGCATCAAGGAAGGGTAAGCAAATGTGAGGGCAAAAGAAAGCCCCGCGATGCGGGGCTTCTTCTTCAATACAATTAATCTTCAACTACATATGTAATCGCCAGCGTAGAGACACCACTATCAGCTCGTGAAACAGTAATAGTCACCGTCAGAGTGCCTTCTTCTGGAGGCGTTCCACTACCGCCATCTGGCTGAACCAAAGTGAAGTTCAACCAAGACTGTCCATTTTCTAGAGTAGCCGTCTGCCCCAGAGTTGCACTTGGTGCAGCGGGTATCATGTCAACATCTTCAGCAGCAATAGCTATTGTCGTACCAGCAGCTAAAGGGTTGCCATTTTGATCTTGAACCAACAGTGTAAGTTCATCCCCATATGTATAAGGAGTTGCTTCAGCCACCAACTTATCCAAGATAGCAATAGTTTGAGCATATGAACTTCTAGCAACTGCTGCCTGGATTATAGGTCTAGCACTTGCTGGCAAAATTCGTGCATTTATCGTTCTACCCGACATAACAACGGTTCTTTGATCATAAAGGAATAATGTTCCTCTAGTACAAGATGCATTTGTCTCTTCGCAACGCAAACCTGTGTATTTCGCATCCCCGGCCGTTCTAGTGCCATCACCATCACGATCTACAATCGGCTCAGCTGAATCATAAACACCATTATTATTTGAATCAGTGTAAGTTTCACTTGGATCGAAAGCACTATTGCCATTTGCATCAACAAATGCCTCAGCAATATCATATTGACCGTTAAAATTCACATCCAGATAAGGTTCAGCTAAATCACCACCTGGCTGATTATTAACGCCAATAACTGTTTCACCAGCATCATAGACACCATTTTGGTTTGGATCATTAAACGATTCTTCGCCTTCAGTCCACGCTAAAACGGCAGCTCGGCCACAAACAGCAACAGCTTCATTAATATCAATGCCTGTGAGACCGGTTTGAGCAGCACTCAAGGTCACTTGCTCGTAATAACAAGGCTGCGGATCTTGACTTTCCCAAGTAACAGAACAAGATGCAGTTCCTCCAGCAAGGGCCGTTGGACAACTTGACTGGATTGCACCACCATTGGTAATGAAACTAACTGGCGTGCCATCTTGAACTGGATTATTTACATGGTCAGCCAATCGAATATTAATCCCTGCAGTTGCGCCATCGAATTCATAGCCATCGACGTTAGTCGCAGCCTGTGACAACGAAAAGGAATTAGCATCCGGCACTGATCCACCAATGGTAAATACTTGGTTCTTAGTTTCAGTTATTGATGATTGCTGTACTGATGCCGCAAGAATAAACGCAGTTGCTGTTGTTCCACTGGTTATAGTGGTGCTGGCTTGTCCGTTAGCATCTGTTGTTGCCGATGCTTGGCTAATAGCAATTCCACCTGATGAAGTACTAAGACTGAAAGAAACAGTCAAACCAGCAACAGGTGTTCCATCCTCACTGCACGCACTAAAAACAACAGTAGAACTTTGAGGTCGATTATCACTTTGGCTACCTTTTTGTGCTAACTCCAAAGAAGATGCGCCGTCAAAATTGACAAAGCCAAGTGTCGCAGAAGATCCCGTACCAACACAGGTAGTAGCAAATGGTTGTGTTGTCGGCGGCGTAACCGTTCCACCATCCGTTCCACCATCTGTTCCACCACCAGAAGTCGTATCAGTTACCCCAGAACCCCCACAGCCCGCCATTAGCAGAACACTAAAGGCAACAACTGCACTCCTTTTCAGAAAAGAGCCTTTTTTCATTATTGAATTCTCCTTAACAAGCCGAAACGTTGGCTCTGCGCCAACGCCTTAAATTCGTCCACTTATACTTACGAAATGTAAAGAATGCCGCCGCGAATAACAATCCCAATTGGCAAATACATTAAAAACAAAATGCAAAAACGTGGTCGTCAACAACAAATTAGCTGGCTTTTGCTATTTCATCTGTATTTCGCGCCAAAATTTCCCAAGCTTGTTGGTTAATTTGAACCAACCACTCACCTTTCATTGGCATTTCAATTAACTCAAGCAGCGGGATTGTTTCGTTTTCTGCCGCGCCCTTTACCACACTAGTAATATGTAAGCGCGCCTCTGATAATTTATCAAAAGAAGACTTCAATCTGGTATAGCTATCTGGGCCAACCCTCCAACTAAGTGCTTTAAGTAACAAAGCGCGCTGAAATTGCACTTCATAGCTGGTGATTTTTTTTGCTCGGGTTTTCAAACGGCGGCCTAATTCAAGCCAAATGCTTTCATCGTCTCGAATCATTACTGCGCCAGAATATGAAACTTTAAGATCTTCATCGGCGTAAATGGGTTGCTGATCCAGCAATTGAGGTAGATCGGGATGTTTATCAAAAAAAGCAAAAAGCCAGTTCACTGGACTATCCCCTATGGACTTCTATTTTATTAGTTACGGATTTGGCTACTAGGTTCTATCGAAGAAGAACTACTAGAAAACAACTAGCGGAAATTGCCTGAACGTGGTTTTTGAAATCAAACCAGCAGCCCAGCCAACAAAACCCTTACACTGGAATAGTCAAAAATCAGCAAAAAGCAAGCTGCAAGGCCGAAAAATAGCTGACAACCAATTAGGTAAAAACTAGAGGTGAAACGCCGGAACTGAAAAATCAGTCCCAACGAGAAGCGCGGTCCTGATCCGATTCCTTGGCATCAACCCAAGTTTCTCCGGCATCAGAAATTGATTTTTTCCAAAACGGTGCTGAGGTCTTCAAATAATCCATGATGAACTCACAAGCGGCAAATGCATCAGAGCGATGGGAAGAACTGACACCAACAAATACAATTTGTGCGCCTGCTTCCAGTTTTCCAAAGCGATGAATTAACCGCACTTGTAATAAATTCCATCTCTGCTTTGCTAACTCAACAATTTGCTCCAGAGATTTTTGTGTCATCGCTGGATAATGCTCAAGGTAAAGCGCATCAATTCCAGAACCGGATTCACTACCACGCACTCTTCCAACGAAAGTGGCAATTGCACCTGTTTCAGAGTCATCAGATAACTGCTGATACTCATCACCCAAATTAAAATCTTCCAGCTGCACTGAAATCATCATTAACCTCCGGTGACCGGAGGGAAAAATGCAACTTCGTCACCCGATTTTATGAGGTGACTGTCTTTAACCATTTGCTGGTTAACTGCAACCAAACCTCGAGACTCGGATAAAACTTGCGACCATTTTTCACCTTGCTCGGAAAGTTGCGTCTTAAGCAAGGCAACCGTCAAATCATCAACCGCTGGCATTTCAACGCTTTCACATCCTAAAGCTTCACGATATCGAGCGAAAAAAAGTACTTTAATCATTTACGCCACCTGAGCCTGCTTGATAGTCACCACTTTTACCGCCTGATTTTGATAACAAACGAACGCCATCAATAACCATGCCTTTATCAACTGCTTTACACATATCGTAAATCGTCAATGCAGCAACGCTCGCTGCGGTCAAAGCTTCCATTTCAACGCCGGTCTGGCCATTCAATTTGGCCAGGGTGGCAATTTTTACCTGATTCGGCGGGCAAAGCTCGAAATCAACCTGAACTTTGGTCAACATCAACGGGTGACACAAAGGGATTAAGTTTGAAGTTTGCTTAGCTGCTTGAATGCCAGCAATTCGGGCAACAGCCAGCACATCACCTTTTTTGTGAGTGCCTTCATTTAATAATTGAAAAGCTTGCTCACTCATGGTGACTTGCGCTTGGGCACAGGCGGTTCGAGTAGTTGACGGCTTATCTGCCACATCAACCATATGGGCTTTGCCATGTTCATCTAAGTGGGTCAATCGAGTCATGCTTCTTTTCCTTGATCAAACTCCAAACAAGTTTGCCACTCGCCTGGGGTATTGGCATTGATAAATCGCCGATGATCTGCAGTTAAATCCAGTTGAGTTAACTCGCGACCTTTCAAAAGCGCTCGCATTGAACGGTCACGGCCGTCTTGCGAAGCCATTAATTTTGTAAGCAGCTGTTTTAAATCCGCATCATTTCGCAGGCCACAAGGTAGCCAGTATTTTTCAAAGCAAACACCACTGGCATTTGCTTTTAACTGATCAACTAATTGGGTTAAACATGCGACTGGTAGCAACGGCATATCCACTGGCAAAACCAGCACATATTCTGCTGTATCAAGTTGCTGGATACAGGCATCTATACCACCAATAGGCCCTTGCGCCTCAACACGATCTGGCACATACCCCTGATGTTCAGGCAAGCCACTAACCACCACCTTCCCTGCACCTGCCTGCGTCAAAAGTCCGACCATATGCTGATGCAACGGCTGATTTTGATATTGCAGTAATGCTTTATTTTGTCCCATCCGGCTGGATCGACCACCGGCCAGAAGTATGCCTGCCAACATTCCGCTCTCCTAACAAACATCTTGGCTTTCGCCAAAGGATACCCAGCAGATCTCAGTTTAGGAATTTCCTACCTCGATTTTTCTAACTTTCCGCCCAGAGGTATTACGCTTATAACCAAGTCAAACAATTCTGGTATCCAATGGACTGGCACACAACCAACCTCGATAAATATCGAGCCGAACCGCAACACCTTTTACCTCATTACGGAATGGTCGCGACCTCAGCCTTAGCCAACGCCCTGATTGAACGCAGTGAGAAAGAAGGTATCGCAATCAATGCAATTAAACTGAATTTATTGATGATTCTGACGCATGGTTGGCATATGGCAGTTCATGACATACCGCTCATCCGTGAACCAGTTTATGCTGCCAAAGAATTACCACTCATCAATACTATTTATTGGTATATCACGCTTAAAGATCTACCCGCCGACCTTCGCTTCAATCGCATGCTGCTACAAAGCCCGTTGCAAGATAAATCTGAGCCGACCGGCCAAACCCTACCGGAAAATGAAGCTTTCAGTGCAATGAATGCTTTAATAGATACGGTTTGGCAGACTTACGGCGAAGATGATGAATACCAATTACTGAACATGCTCAATGATAAAGCCGCGCCTTGTTATCTCTGGAAGACCTATTTGAATTTTCAAACTCAATACCATGACCCGACCAATGC
Encoded proteins:
- a CDS encoding NADPH-dependent 2,4-dienoyl-CoA reductase, with translation MTHSKYPNLLQPLDLGFTQLKNRVLMGSMHTGLEESLFGRLDKMAAYFAERARGGVGLMVTGGIAPSLAGRGAPTHAQMTNKLHVWKHKVVTDAVHAEGGKICMQILHTGRYAYHPLAVAPSPIKSPISPFKPKPMSGRKVEKTIDDFARCAYLAQQAGYDGVEVMGSEGYLINQFIAEHTNHRTDDWGGSYQNRIRFPLEIVRRIRQRVGEEFIIIFRLSMLDLIEKGSSWEEIVLLAKELEKAGVTIINTGIGWHEARVPTIATMVPRAGFSWVTKKLRGEVNIPLCTTNRINMPQVGEDVLVRGDADMVSMARPFLADPDLVIKAEQGREDEINTCIGCNQACLDHVFKAKRASCLVNPRACYETELNYLPTTSKKKIAVVGAGPAGLSCATVAAERGHDVTLFDAAPVVGGQFNVAKQIPGKDEFSETIRYFGRKIETTGVDLQLNTPIIAEDLIGKFDEVVLATGILPRTPPIEGVEHKKVLGYLDVLKHKAPVGQKVAIIGAGGIGFDTAEYLTHQEALNQDPVASYMAEWGVDMSNETRGGVIAPVRENPPRQIWLLQRTQGKPGAKLGKTTGWIHRTQLKNRNVHMLGNVSYQKIDDQGLHISIDGKAQLLDVDNVIICAGQSSEKSLQQPLIDAGVKVHLIGGADLASELDAKRAIKQGAEVAVSI
- a CDS encoding rhomboid family intramembrane serine protease, which encodes MSNRQPIMTIAFIAASLLLSLPFLALNQNWPFQFFAISAYQNSLSAFDQPWRFVTPIFLHFSALHLIFNMYWLWEFGRQIERIQGRYVLLGLVVVTGVISNLVQYYMTGPFFGGFSGVLYGLLAWLWLWQKREPWSGYLIPSGLMTMMLVFLVLGWTGLLGSIANFAHLGGLVVGAILAAAVLAFRK
- a CDS encoding DUF1315 family protein, which translates into the protein MSLQAMVQKMSRETYLNIKQSVETSRWADGNYLSAEQKQHCMDLMLAWEQLHGESLTRTKSELGCKSVMPKAEVVPQVIKLSDE
- a CDS encoding ATP-binding protein, producing the protein MLPPDYRNSIAFKLALNILAFSALITVLATGLQLYLGYEKDRATIERRLNEVQFSHLGAISSALWNVDEQQLNLQLEGILKIPEIQYVELATPYEVISRGVPAEADHLALQRTFFVMDVQGGTEYPLGVLHLTANIEAAWTRLKDQMLTTFVAEALKIFLFAAFLIVMFQLMVTRHLNDMAAYARRLDIHHLDRELTIRGGRRKKTGLDDLDQVVAAINTMRVNLGAELERRLEAQSRLSEQRDLLNNIISNLPSAIYWKDRASHYLGGNENFARLAGVSSSREIVGLTDDELNLALPVSKHQDQKIIETGRPRINREESFVNAEGRMATYLISEVPIHDKAGQVIGILGIHTDISERKETEERIRDLNHNLQVQLRAAERAERELIQIKNFLKNIIDAIPAVLAGVDTYGRVTHWNRAAEVLSFRREDQALGQPLHELLEPLSGEIGNIISCIRQKTPLLRPKLQHIDGDTVRYYNFAVYPLDGQGFEGAVVHLEEVTDQVRLKEIMVQTEKMMSVGGLAAGMAHEINNPLGSILQSTQNVERRLSSILPRNRQVAKELGLDLLKVEEYLKRRDILKFLAGVRESGERASTIVRNMLGFSRRSEGNHTETDIHRLLDRSVELAANDYDLKKHFDFRSIEIQREYDVDITTLPCDPGQIEQVVLNLLKNAAQAMDGRVDHPKITMRSTKLEGKARLEIADNGPGITEKIRSRIFEPFFTTKAVGIGTGLGLSVSYFIITDIHSGTIRVDSQPGQGSCFIIELPLSK
- a CDS encoding Ig-like domain-containing protein, encoding MKKGSFLKRSAVVAFSVLLMAGCGGSGVTDTTSGGGTDGGTDGGTVTPPTTQPFATTCVGTGSSATLGFVNFDGASSLELAQKGSQSDNRPQSSTVVFSACSEDGTPVAGLTVSFSLSTSSGGIAISQASATTDANGQASTTITSGTTATAFILAASVQQSSITETKNQVFTIGGSVPDANSFSLSQAATNVDGYEFDGATAGINIRLADHVNNPVQDGTPVSFITNGGAIQSSCPTALAGGTASCSVTWESQDPQPCYYEQVTLSAAQTGLTGIDINEAVAVCGRAAVLAWTEGEESFNDPNQNGVYDAGETVIGVNNQPGGDLAEPYLDVNFNGQYDIAEAFVDANGNSAFDPSETYTDSNNNGVYDSAEPIVDRDGDGTRTAGDAKYTGLRCEETNASCTRGTLFLYDQRTVVMSGRTINARILPASARPIIQAAVARSSYAQTIAILDKLVAEATPYTYGDELTLLVQDQNGNPLAAGTTIAIAAEDVDMIPAAPSATLGQTATLENGQSWLNFTLVQPDGGSGTPPEEGTLTVTITVSRADSGVSTLAITYVVED
- the moaE gene encoding molybdopterin synthase catalytic subunit MoaE; this translates as MMISVQLEDFNLGDEYQQLSDDSETGAIATFVGRVRGSESGSGIDALYLEHYPAMTQKSLEQIVELAKQRWNLLQVRLIHRFGKLEAGAQIVFVGVSSSHRSDAFAACEFIMDYLKTSAPFWKKSISDAGETWVDAKESDQDRASRWD
- the moaD gene encoding molybdopterin converting factor subunit 1, with product MIKVLFFARYREALGCESVEMPAVDDLTVALLKTQLSEQGEKWSQVLSESRGLVAVNQQMVKDSHLIKSGDEVAFFPPVTGG
- the moaC gene encoding cyclic pyranopterin monophosphate synthase MoaC, coding for MTRLTHLDEHGKAHMVDVADKPSTTRTACAQAQVTMSEQAFQLLNEGTHKKGDVLAVARIAGIQAAKQTSNLIPLCHPLMLTKVQVDFELCPPNQVKIATLAKLNGQTGVEMEALTAASVAALTIYDMCKAVDKGMVIDGVRLLSKSGGKSGDYQAGSGGVND
- the mobA gene encoding molybdenum cofactor guanylyltransferase gives rise to the protein MLAGILLAGGRSSRMGQNKALLQYQNQPLHQHMVGLLTQAGAGKVVVSGLPEHQGYVPDRVEAQGPIGGIDACIQQLDTAEYVLVLPVDMPLLPVACLTQLVDQLKANASGVCFEKYWLPCGLRNDADLKQLLTKLMASQDGRDRSMRALLKGRELTQLDLTADHRRFINANTPGEWQTCLEFDQGKEA